The following are from one region of the Phormidium sp. PBR-2020 genome:
- a CDS encoding alpha/beta fold hydrolase yields the protein MTTTSPVERDSFPGQHWTWRGHPVYYVRAGESPQASRPPLLLVHGFGASTDHWRKTIAGLQEEFEIWAIDLLGFGRSGKPPLAYGGELWRDQLHDFIQEVIGQPVVLAGNSLGGYVCLAVAAEKPESARGLVLLNSAGPFSDAQPRQPSRFSRMIRSFALQDWVAFLIFQNTRRRSVIRKTLEKVYLDKSAVTDRLIEEIYRPSCDRGAAKVFASVFKTPRGATVDELLSQLNKPLLMLWGEGDPWMNSQDRSAKFRQYYPNLSEHFLNAGHCPHDEVPDQVNALLKSWAIDLE from the coding sequence ATGACCACCACATCCCCCGTTGAACGCGACAGTTTCCCCGGACAGCATTGGACCTGGCGCGGCCATCCCGTGTACTACGTCCGCGCCGGCGAATCCCCCCAAGCCTCCCGTCCCCCCCTTCTCCTCGTTCACGGCTTCGGTGCATCCACCGACCATTGGCGCAAAACCATCGCCGGATTACAAGAGGAATTTGAAATTTGGGCGATCGACCTCTTAGGATTTGGCCGTTCTGGAAAACCCCCCCTGGCCTATGGTGGCGAACTTTGGCGCGACCAACTCCATGACTTCATCCAAGAGGTCATCGGCCAACCCGTCGTCTTAGCCGGAAACTCCCTCGGCGGTTATGTCTGTCTCGCCGTCGCCGCCGAGAAACCCGAATCAGCGCGAGGTCTCGTCTTACTCAACAGTGCCGGTCCCTTCAGCGACGCACAACCGCGCCAACCCAGTCGGTTCAGTCGCATGATTCGCAGTTTCGCCCTACAAGACTGGGTCGCCTTCCTAATTTTCCAGAACACCCGCCGTCGTTCCGTGATTCGCAAAACCCTAGAAAAAGTCTATCTCGACAAAAGTGCCGTCACCGATCGCCTCATCGAAGAAATCTACCGTCCCTCCTGCGATCGCGGCGCCGCCAAAGTCTTCGCCTCCGTCTTCAAAACCCCCCGAGGCGCAACCGTCGACGAACTCCTCAGCCAACTCAACAAACCCCTACTAATGCTGTGGGGAGAAGGAGACCCCTGGATGAACAGCCAAGACCGCAGCGCCAAATTCCGCCAATACTACCCCAACCTAAGCGAACATTTCCTCAACGCCGGTCACTGTCCCCATGACGAAGTTCCCGACCAAGTGAACGCCCTTCTCAAATCCTGGGCGATCGACCTAGAATAA
- the msrA gene encoding peptide-methionine (S)-S-oxide reductase MsrA yields the protein MPKTTHIATFGAGCFWGIEAAFAALDGVVKTSVGYMGGHFPNPSYLDVCARITGHAEVTQVEYDPDKVSYEDLLNLFWKIHDPTSLNRQGADRGEQYRSVIFYHSPEQEQIARKSKLKRQQQETESGSEKYIVTQIEPASDYYLAEEEHQQYYAKHRI from the coding sequence ATGCCTAAAACCACCCACATTGCCACCTTCGGCGCCGGCTGTTTCTGGGGTATCGAAGCCGCCTTCGCCGCCCTCGATGGAGTCGTCAAAACCTCCGTCGGCTATATGGGGGGACATTTTCCCAACCCCTCCTATCTCGACGTTTGCGCCCGCATTACCGGCCATGCCGAAGTTACCCAAGTCGAATATGACCCCGATAAGGTTTCCTACGAGGACTTGCTAAATCTCTTTTGGAAAATTCACGATCCCACCTCCTTAAATCGTCAGGGGGCCGATCGCGGTGAACAATATCGGTCTGTCATCTTCTACCATAGTCCTGAACAGGAACAGATCGCCCGCAAGTCCAAGTTAAAGCGTCAACAACAGGAGACAGAGAGCGGCAGCGAAAAATACATCGTAACCCAAATTGAACCCGCCTCAGACTACTATTTAGCCGAGGAAGAACATCAGCAGTATTACGCCAAACATCGAATTTAA
- a CDS encoding mechanosensitive ion channel family protein → MIKQRLIVLEVASFGITLLSQSIALAQPDDPEEFSEQILTEITFGKVLYGIFAILIAYGSFYIIQSLANWISERVPRRFRLVIKQSIPFWKGLILLITIAYLLNLFVRLSETNVVAVTGTVAVALGFAFKDYVSSIIAGAIALFEAPYRVGDRVRIEDHYGEVVGYGLRGIQVKTPDDNLVTIPHNKTWTEPISNANSGELEAQVATDFYFSHDVDVEKVIRILYQADYSSRYTQLKLPIAVVMEEKFWGTQFKLRSYPIDARDEFVYKTDLIRRAKAAFAYENISYPKMIPPADMMDKG, encoded by the coding sequence ATGATAAAACAACGCCTTATTGTACTAGAAGTCGCCAGTTTTGGCATCACGCTCCTCTCTCAATCGATTGCTTTAGCACAACCGGACGACCCTGAGGAGTTCTCTGAACAAATCTTAACGGAAATCACTTTCGGAAAAGTCCTCTATGGCATTTTCGCAATTCTGATTGCTTATGGAAGTTTTTATATCATTCAGTCCCTAGCTAATTGGATTTCTGAGCGAGTTCCCCGTCGCTTTCGCCTGGTTATCAAACAATCTATTCCCTTTTGGAAGGGATTGATTTTACTGATTACCATTGCCTATTTATTAAATCTATTTGTCAGACTCTCAGAGACCAATGTCGTCGCGGTTACAGGGACAGTCGCGGTCGCTCTGGGGTTTGCTTTTAAGGACTATGTCAGTTCCATTATTGCCGGGGCGATCGCCCTGTTTGAAGCACCCTATCGCGTGGGCGATCGCGTGAGAATTGAGGACCATTATGGGGAAGTTGTCGGCTATGGCTTACGGGGTATTCAGGTCAAAACTCCCGATGATAATTTAGTGACCATTCCCCATAATAAAACTTGGACAGAACCCATCTCTAATGCGAACAGTGGCGAACTCGAAGCCCAAGTTGCTACGGATTTCTACTTTAGTCATGATGTGGATGTTGAAAAGGTCATTAGAATTCTCTATCAGGCGGACTATAGTAGTCGCTATACCCAGCTCAAACTCCCCATTGCTGTGGTCATGGAAGAGAAGTTTTGGGGAACCCAATTTAAGTTACGCTCCTATCCCATTGATGCCCGCGATGAGTTTGTGTATAAAACTGATTTAATTCGCCGGGCCAAGGCCGCCTTTGCCTATGAAAACATTTCCTATCCTAAGATGATTCCCCCCGCTGACATGATGGATAAAGGTTGA
- a CDS encoding MarR family transcriptional regulator, whose protein sequence is MSDIWFKSIKNKIHSWFTQPPSSESDEELMPIPDWLKEELQQRINNSPSPQAYQTHLRGAISPAIESWKTEFNAPNTFVCLAPTIEPVGKILHDTLGDWDDISLKIITPFQDFERPATIRLTTKKIRQALDSYPDIKNTDLDDLHVSSAEDFQDFRKTVVVIPSLEQCFLRCISGWDSIEYFREIITKNSHYFWVIGASQAAWNFLDFVCQISAYFEIIESLPELDDEMICDWLTPIAETLISLDEPDSSSNDLRQTYWDSIAHQSSGSSRIAQYIWLESLRMHKQTEEEVQELRTQLSETPAKSPSRVLIHPDKPKLPKLPILTNLDRYLLHGILIHGTINRRHLAQTLGESESQIQARIQWLSRQGVLESRCGSLSIHPLYYDQLTVDLSQNNFFINSNS, encoded by the coding sequence ATGAGCGACATCTGGTTCAAGTCGATTAAAAATAAGATTCATTCTTGGTTCACACAACCCCCTAGCAGTGAATCTGATGAGGAGTTGATGCCGATTCCCGATTGGCTAAAAGAGGAACTGCAACAACGAATTAACAACTCCCCAAGTCCTCAAGCCTATCAAACTCATTTGCGGGGGGCGATCAGCCCAGCGATTGAGTCTTGGAAAACTGAGTTTAATGCTCCTAATACCTTTGTTTGTTTAGCCCCAACCATTGAACCAGTCGGAAAAATTCTCCATGATACATTAGGGGATTGGGATGACATATCGCTAAAAATTATTACCCCCTTTCAAGATTTTGAAAGACCGGCAACTATCCGCTTAACGACAAAAAAAATACGTCAAGCCCTAGACTCGTATCCTGATATTAAAAACACCGACCTTGATGACCTCCATGTCTCTTCGGCGGAGGACTTCCAAGATTTCCGTAAAACCGTAGTTGTTATTCCCAGTTTAGAACAGTGCTTTTTGCGTTGTATTAGCGGCTGGGATAGTATTGAATACTTCCGGGAAATTATCACTAAAAATAGTCATTATTTTTGGGTGATCGGAGCCAGTCAAGCCGCTTGGAACTTCCTTGATTTTGTTTGTCAGATTAGTGCCTATTTTGAGATTATTGAATCGTTGCCGGAATTGGATGACGAGATGATTTGCGATTGGTTAACCCCTATCGCTGAAACTCTCATTAGTTTGGATGAACCCGACTCTTCAAGTAACGATTTGCGTCAAACCTATTGGGATTCCATCGCTCATCAAAGCTCAGGAAGTAGTCGTATTGCTCAATATATATGGCTAGAGAGTTTGCGAATGCACAAACAGACGGAAGAGGAAGTTCAGGAACTGCGAACTCAGCTTTCAGAAACCCCAGCTAAATCCCCTTCACGGGTTTTGATTCACCCCGATAAACCCAAATTGCCGAAGTTACCCATTTTAACGAATCTGGATCGCTATTTACTTCATGGGATTCTTATCCATGGAACCATCAATCGCCGTCATCTCGCCCAAACCCTGGGAGAATCGGAAAGTCAAATCCAGGCGAGGATTCAGTGGCTCTCCCGTCAGGGGGTTTTAGAATCTCGATGTGGTAGCTTATCGATTCATCCTCTCTATTATGATCAGCTAACGGTTGATTTATCTCAGAATAACTTTTTCATCAACTCCAATTCATGA
- a CDS encoding translocation/assembly module TamB domain-containing protein, which produces MVNPSPQPEPNSSSGQHRRLKRRLILGGTLLVVTVVGYRVSFNWLRSQLPGWVEAQVVPILNRPLELGPVQRLSLTGIELGGLYLPPSEGNPNSLQVEQIQVGYDVLALLRGELPIHVTLREPRLIAQQAEDGTWVTLDLNLPEPTDEELPLEIPLNLILEGGSLELTPQGHSDPWELGFEGRTELSQSFENAYYDLAVTLPQGTVHLRGNTRVNSLETRVNTRLQEVELGQFLALLPPELGDRLDLVSGRLNGNLNLEVPPLITPEGEFEIQIPQIQGPLSLDNLVVRVRELRQPLTAEADLRFQGDRLQLDGLTAATGTVGAKNFSPLLQGQGQLSQDSGYNLSFSTDSIAIERLSILLSDPLLTPIDTIGLIGDIQGQAQLLGDLNDPQLTVSVSNTTPLIVAQTIISQLRVNLSANLDRVVLNDFRLSPGVGGSVLARGNAEISQWTAPLLEQLPEGLLEDRPQRTPRANLNLDVRVDLPSDALVAPYLDLPIPLRLGQLLAQIDLGGTLDNPQATLTWTTPDLFVPQLGAVSSQGEASFANGRLRLQRADLIAAEGQITATGLADFLEQTWQADLLSTPLNLAPFLAVPAELSQFTAQVSGRFDDLSPEGILRGIEGTADLGITLADGQAQVQGLLQGGEIRLEAIASGLSAQGLNLALPLGVRLERGRAQVQTSLEGLLAAAMNRDFAGIAVQAEGALAVAEGTAQVRTQVRDGQVDSNFNVANIALTPYLPNLPATVALMNAEGQGTLSLANILQVLEQGDLSQLDPQGTTQANLALNQGSGSLSAQVAGGQWQLRTETQLPVDDALVEELIGDRIVTSPRFPAILQASSHLSGSLTPLLQLGTVPIPATLHQLTANLDGDLLRARGETVLTNLRQRPDLQMDLEIDANYDSDRLPLTLLLADVAVGENLQSPSAVNVRGRVDFRGRFQGQNLLSNPFGVGNLNLAGAVQLNDFGVNEIQFEPRMRGTVFASTGDRLALDLRGEQPLGDRLAIALGACQEARCLAPYLPQEFEIRKTDGEVVEFLARGERQGDRVQVGLDSFELSLLNVLPGEPFGIDDPISGQVTGGIVANLFTLETQGQVAVANPALGYLRGEAIAAEFGYDGQQAQIRNGRLQFQETRLVLNGGTELDLLAILQGRLPLNAWQEAPVWGRLTVDEAEVGDLLTTVAWYELDDLLRRGIASPSLDPQDLTVTGVGIPQRSLPEQLALFNRIRQQVRQRISQPDDPQPPQVVEIEGTYTAQVDLGGTLGNPNLIAELTAENWRWYPQPQPPAAFRAAIPTPRPSLRLDALNLRARLEDQVLTVEEASLLAEGGQASLVGTVSPERLEGGVTVRDFPVSLVQRFVDVPVDVAGEVNLQGTFGGSLQQPRLVGEVAIANPVLNNRPLDPFLGNFSYDNQQFEFATLAPDWSRLQVSVPFPFTDLPPEGAIARAQVALDTPAFELIEAISEGEVVWLGGEGLVELSASVDLLALTSGEIQRILNSVVAQGAIALDQSRVAAAALPEAETQVDGVIRFNQEAIVVDELLAQVAEGEFRLGGVLPLLTPDPELERPLTLTVDQGAIALDGLYNGQLDGRITLTGTALTPVISGGIEVSRGRVLVPTRELTGGELATAINPTVSPQNPSPLITPVLDRFRIVLGERLNIVNPIPSFNVRVRGDLLVSGVVDGNLENLRPQGVISVERGQLDLLSNLFFITPGRPQTVEFIAEEGLLNPRLDLQMSTLVSEERRNPIADRDRDSNEVPDTTILPLRQSRQLLVNVTIDAMAQDLLNAVLAESPELVQVEGFQRNDALLETVQLSSVPSRSENELVSLLGGQVLTTIDEIAGLRGTELFEYALLRFVLEPQLTGLLVDVDRVANQAGDAIGLDRLSVFPIGQVEAIYELNERSLLGLTYDYGLSGFLLQGGQTDGETPGFSSIELRYELRF; this is translated from the coding sequence ATGGTGAATCCATCTCCTCAGCCCGAACCCAATTCTTCCTCAGGGCAACACCGTCGCCTCAAACGACGGTTAATTCTTGGAGGAACGCTCCTGGTTGTGACCGTGGTGGGCTATCGTGTCTCTTTCAACTGGCTGCGATCGCAACTTCCGGGCTGGGTCGAGGCCCAAGTGGTCCCCATTCTCAATCGTCCGCTGGAACTCGGGCCGGTGCAACGGCTATCGCTGACGGGCATCGAACTGGGGGGACTGTATCTACCGCCGAGTGAGGGAAATCCCAATTCCTTGCAGGTTGAGCAGATTCAGGTGGGCTATGATGTGCTGGCCCTCCTCCGGGGAGAGTTGCCCATCCACGTCACTCTCAGGGAACCGAGGCTGATCGCCCAACAAGCGGAGGATGGCACCTGGGTGACGTTGGATCTCAATCTTCCTGAACCGACAGATGAGGAGTTGCCCCTAGAGATTCCCCTCAATCTGATTTTAGAGGGGGGCAGCCTTGAACTCACCCCCCAGGGCCATTCTGACCCTTGGGAACTGGGGTTTGAGGGGCGGACGGAACTGAGTCAATCCTTTGAGAATGCCTATTATGACCTGGCGGTGACCTTACCCCAGGGAACCGTTCACCTGCGGGGCAATACTCGCGTCAATAGCCTGGAAACCCGAGTCAATACCCGGTTGCAGGAGGTGGAATTAGGGCAGTTTTTAGCCCTGTTGCCCCCGGAATTGGGCGATCGCCTGGATCTCGTCAGTGGTCGTCTCAACGGAAATCTCAATCTGGAAGTTCCGCCCCTCATCACCCCTGAGGGAGAGTTCGAGATTCAGATTCCCCAGATTCAAGGACCCCTCAGCCTCGATAACTTGGTGGTTCGGGTTCGAGAACTACGTCAACCCCTCACCGCTGAGGCAGACCTTCGCTTTCAGGGCGATCGCCTACAACTCGATGGCCTCACCGCCGCCACCGGAACAGTAGGGGCGAAAAATTTTTCGCCCCTACTTCAGGGACAAGGACAACTCAGCCAGGACTCCGGCTATAATCTTAGCTTCAGCACTGATTCTATAGCCATAGAACGCCTCTCAATTCTACTGAGTGACCCCCTCCTCACGCCCATAGATACAATTGGTTTAATAGGGGATATTCAAGGGCAGGCGCAACTCCTCGGAGACCTCAACGACCCTCAATTGACCGTCAGTGTCAGCAATACCACACCGCTGATTGTGGCCCAAACGATCATCTCCCAACTGCGGGTTAACCTCTCGGCCAACCTCGATCGCGTGGTTCTCAACGACTTTCGTCTCAGTCCGGGCGTGGGGGGAAGCGTCCTGGCCCGGGGCAATGCCGAGATTTCTCAATGGACGGCTCCCCTGCTAGAGCAACTTCCTGAGGGTCTTCTTGAGGATCGCCCCCAACGGACTCCGAGGGCCAACCTCAACTTGGATGTCCGAGTGGATCTCCCCAGTGATGCCCTCGTTGCCCCCTATCTGGACTTACCCATCCCCCTGCGTTTGGGGCAACTGCTGGCTCAGATTGACCTGGGGGGAACCCTAGACAATCCTCAGGCCACTCTAACCTGGACGACCCCCGACCTCTTCGTTCCCCAATTGGGAGCTGTCAGCAGTCAGGGAGAGGCGAGCTTTGCCAATGGCCGTCTCCGGTTGCAGAGAGCCGACCTCATTGCTGCGGAGGGACAGATCACCGCAACGGGACTGGCGGACTTCCTAGAGCAAACCTGGCAGGCGGATCTGCTGTCCACGCCGCTGAACCTCGCCCCCTTCTTGGCAGTCCCGGCGGAACTGAGCCAGTTCACGGCCCAAGTCTCGGGGCGATTTGATGATCTCTCCCCCGAGGGAATCCTCCGAGGGATTGAGGGAACCGCTGACCTGGGAATTACTCTGGCTGATGGACAAGCTCAAGTGCAAGGACTACTGCAAGGGGGAGAGATTCGCCTTGAGGCGATCGCCTCGGGACTCTCCGCCCAGGGTCTGAATTTGGCGTTACCCCTGGGGGTGAGGTTGGAGAGGGGTCGGGCCCAGGTGCAAACCTCCCTGGAAGGATTGCTGGCCGCCGCCATGAACCGGGACTTTGCAGGAATTGCGGTGCAGGCCGAGGGAGCCTTAGCCGTCGCCGAGGGAACGGCCCAGGTCAGGACTCAAGTCCGAGATGGACAGGTTGACAGCAATTTCAATGTCGCCAATATCGCCTTAACTCCCTATTTGCCCAATCTTCCGGCAACGGTGGCTCTCATGAATGCCGAGGGACAGGGGACTCTGTCTCTGGCCAATATCCTTCAAGTCTTAGAACAGGGAGACCTCAGCCAACTCGACCCCCAAGGGACTACCCAAGCGAACCTGGCTCTCAATCAGGGGTCAGGAAGCCTCTCGGCTCAAGTGGCGGGGGGACAATGGCAACTGAGGACTGAGACTCAGTTACCGGTGGATGATGCCTTGGTTGAGGAGTTGATTGGCGATCGCATCGTCACCAGTCCCCGCTTCCCGGCGATATTACAGGCCAGCAGCCATCTCTCGGGGTCCCTAACGCCTCTGTTGCAATTGGGGACGGTGCCAATTCCGGCGACCCTACATCAGTTGACGGCTAATCTCGATGGGGATTTATTGCGGGCCCGAGGGGAAACGGTGTTAACCAATCTTCGGCAACGCCCGGATTTACAAATGGATTTAGAGATTGATGCTAATTATGATTCAGACCGACTTCCGTTGACCTTATTATTGGCGGATGTGGCTGTGGGGGAAAATTTGCAGAGTCCCAGTGCCGTCAATGTCCGGGGACGGGTGGATTTTCGGGGACGCTTTCAGGGCCAGAATTTGCTGTCTAATCCCTTTGGGGTGGGTAATTTGAATCTGGCGGGGGCGGTTCAATTAAATGATTTTGGGGTGAATGAGATTCAGTTTGAGCCTCGGATGCGGGGGACGGTTTTTGCCAGTACGGGCGATCGCCTGGCTCTGGATTTGCGGGGAGAACAGCCTCTGGGCGATCGCCTGGCCATTGCCTTAGGGGCCTGTCAGGAGGCTCGCTGTTTGGCTCCCTATTTGCCCCAAGAGTTCGAGATTCGTAAAACCGATGGGGAGGTGGTTGAGTTTTTGGCCCGAGGTGAGCGTCAGGGCGATCGCGTTCAGGTGGGGTTAGACTCGTTTGAGTTGAGTCTCTTAAATGTGCTTCCGGGAGAACCCTTTGGCATTGATGACCCCATTAGCGGTCAGGTGACGGGGGGAATTGTGGCCAATCTCTTTACCCTGGAGACTCAGGGCCAGGTGGCGGTGGCTAATCCGGCGTTGGGCTATCTTCGGGGGGAGGCGATCGCCGCTGAGTTTGGCTACGACGGACAACAGGCCCAGATTCGCAATGGAAGGCTGCAATTCCAAGAGACGCGTCTGGTTCTCAATGGGGGGACGGAACTGGATCTGTTGGCAATTTTGCAGGGCCGTCTCCCCCTGAACGCTTGGCAAGAGGCCCCAGTCTGGGGACGGCTGACGGTGGATGAGGCGGAGGTGGGCGATCTCCTGACAACGGTGGCTTGGTATGAACTCGATGACCTGTTACGTCGGGGGATTGCTAGCCCTAGTTTAGACCCGCAAGACCTGACGGTGACGGGGGTGGGGATTCCTCAGCGATCGCTCCCCGAACAATTGGCTCTGTTTAACCGCATTCGCCAACAGGTGAGACAACGGATATCCCAACCGGATGACCCCCAACCGCCTCAAGTGGTGGAGATTGAGGGAACTTATACCGCTCAAGTGGATTTAGGGGGAACGCTGGGAAATCCCAATCTCATCGCGGAACTGACGGCGGAGAATTGGCGTTGGTATCCTCAACCTCAGCCCCCCGCTGCCTTTCGAGCCGCGATTCCTACTCCCCGGCCCTCGCTGCGGTTGGATGCTCTCAATCTGCGGGCCCGGCTTGAGGATCAGGTGTTGACGGTGGAGGAGGCGAGTCTGTTGGCGGAGGGGGGACAGGCTTCGTTGGTGGGGACGGTGTCTCCCGAGAGGCTAGAGGGTGGGGTGACGGTGAGGGATTTCCCGGTGAGTCTCGTGCAGCGGTTTGTGGACGTACCGGTGGATGTGGCGGGGGAGGTGAATCTTCAGGGAACCTTTGGCGGCAGTCTGCAACAGCCGAGGTTGGTGGGGGAGGTGGCGATCGCCAACCCGGTTCTCAACAATCGCCCCCTCGACCCGTTTTTGGGCAATTTTAGCTATGACAATCAGCAGTTTGAGTTTGCCACTCTGGCCCCGGATTGGAGTCGCCTTCAGGTGAGTGTTCCCTTTCCCTTCACGGATTTACCCCCCGAGGGGGCGATCGCCCGGGCCCAGGTGGCGTTGGATACTCCGGCGTTTGAGTTGATTGAGGCCATCAGCGAGGGTGAGGTGGTTTGGCTGGGTGGGGAGGGACTGGTGGAACTCTCGGCGAGTGTGGATCTGTTGGCGTTAACCTCTGGGGAGATTCAGCGGATTCTTAATTCTGTGGTGGCTCAGGGGGCGATCGCTCTGGATCAGTCTCGGGTGGCGGCGGCGGCTCTCCCGGAGGCGGAAACTCAGGTGGATGGGGTGATTCGCTTTAATCAGGAGGCGATTGTCGTCGATGAGTTGCTGGCCCAGGTGGCGGAGGGTGAGTTTCGTCTCGGGGGGGTGTTACCTCTGTTAACTCCTGATCCAGAGCTAGAGCGGCCCCTTACGTTAACGGTCGATCAGGGGGCGATCGCCCTTGATGGTCTTTATAACGGGCAGTTAGATGGCCGGATTACGCTGACGGGAACCGCTCTCACTCCTGTCATTTCTGGAGGAATTGAGGTCTCTCGGGGACGGGTGTTAGTGCCGACTCGGGAGTTGACGGGAGGGGAACTTGCCACAGCCATTAACCCAACTGTTTCCCCCCAGAACCCGTCACCGCTCATTACACCCGTCTTGGATCGCTTTCGTATTGTCCTTGGGGAACGCCTCAATATTGTCAACCCGATTCCCAGTTTTAATGTACGGGTGAGGGGGGATCTATTAGTGAGTGGGGTGGTGGATGGCAATTTGGAGAATTTACGTCCTCAGGGGGTTATATCGGTGGAACGGGGACAGTTGGATTTGCTGAGTAATCTCTTTTTTATTACCCCGGGCCGTCCGCAAACGGTGGAGTTTATTGCGGAGGAGGGCCTGTTGAATCCACGGTTAGATCTTCAGATGTCCACTTTGGTCTCCGAGGAACGCCGCAACCCAATTGCCGATCGCGATCGTGATAGTAATGAAGTCCCCGATACGACAATTTTGCCCCTACGCCAGTCTCGTCAACTGTTGGTGAATGTCACCATTGACGCTATGGCTCAAGATCTCCTGAATGCGGTGTTGGCGGAGTCGCCTGAGTTGGTTCAGGTGGAGGGATTTCAACGCAATGATGCCTTGTTGGAAACGGTGCAGTTGAGTAGTGTTCCTAGTCGCAGTGAGAATGAGTTGGTCTCGTTGCTGGGGGGACAGGTGCTGACGACGATTGATGAGATTGCCGGATTGCGAGGAACGGAGCTGTTTGAATATGCCTTGCTTCGCTTCGTCTTGGAACCCCAGTTAACGGGACTCTTGGTGGATGTTGACCGAGTGGCTAATCAGGCGGGAGATGCGATCGGCTTGGATCGCTTGAGTGTGTTTCCGATTGGTCAAGTTGAGGCGATTTATGAACTCAATGAGCGATCGCTGTTGGGATTGACGTATGACTATGGTCTCAGTGGCTTTTTACTCCAAGGGGGACAGACGGATGGAGAGACACCTGGGTTTAGTTCTATTGAATTACGCTATGAGTTACGGTTTTAA
- a CDS encoding acetate--CoA ligase family protein: MDLLEYQAKELFRETGIPVLPSQKIRCPQDLKGLKIPYPIVLKSQVRAGGRGKAGGIRFATNTIDAIAAAQAIFNLPIQGELPDVLLAEAKYNASQEFYLAILLDRTARRPVLLGSPYGGVEVAFTQDKMQRVVVDEEFSPFYARRLALKMGLTGEAIEALSTVIKRMYRLFVQQDLDLVEINPLGIRDNGEVMALDGKVTVNNEALNRHHHLTRLLQERNLEELVYSGVFPSHDFVELDGKLGILCNGAGLTMATFDLVCEAKGKPANFLNLGSEQTWYGMDDDPLERLRLGLEAVTTSPKVSVVLVNLIAGVTLCQDIARTLVEFSEQLDRPCKWIVRLVGGDVVAAEKTLKQANLTSVKSLDEAVSLAVKAV, encoded by the coding sequence ATGGATCTTCTAGAGTATCAAGCCAAAGAGCTGTTCCGCGAAACGGGCATCCCCGTCTTGCCCTCGCAAAAAATTCGTTGCCCCCAGGACTTGAAGGGGCTGAAAATCCCCTATCCGATTGTCCTCAAGTCCCAAGTCCGGGCTGGGGGACGCGGGAAGGCGGGTGGGATTCGCTTTGCCACCAATACCATTGATGCGATCGCAGCGGCCCAGGCGATTTTTAATTTGCCCATTCAGGGGGAATTGCCGGATGTACTTCTGGCGGAAGCTAAATATAATGCCTCTCAGGAGTTCTATTTAGCGATTCTACTCGATCGCACCGCCCGCCGACCGGTGTTGCTGGGGTCTCCCTATGGAGGGGTGGAGGTGGCCTTTACCCAAGATAAAATGCAGCGGGTAGTAGTGGATGAGGAGTTTTCCCCCTTCTATGCCCGTCGCCTGGCCCTGAAGATGGGCCTAACCGGGGAGGCGATTGAAGCCCTCAGTACGGTGATCAAGCGGATGTATCGCTTGTTTGTACAACAGGATTTGGATTTAGTGGAAATTAACCCCCTGGGGATTCGCGACAATGGCGAAGTCATGGCCCTAGATGGGAAAGTCACGGTCAACAACGAAGCCCTCAATCGCCATCATCACCTGACCCGGCTGCTACAAGAACGCAATTTAGAGGAACTGGTCTATTCCGGGGTCTTTCCCAGCCATGATTTTGTTGAACTCGATGGCAAATTGGGGATTCTCTGCAATGGGGCCGGATTAACGATGGCCACCTTCGATTTGGTCTGTGAAGCCAAAGGGAAACCGGCGAATTTCCTCAATTTGGGCAGTGAACAAACCTGGTATGGCATGGATGACGACCCCTTAGAACGCTTACGACTCGGGTTAGAGGCGGTCACTACCTCCCCGAAGGTGTCGGTGGTATTGGTGAACCTCATCGCCGGAGTCACCCTCTGCCAAGATATTGCCAGGACTCTGGTGGAGTTTAGTGAACAGCTTGATCGCCCCTGTAAGTGGATTGTTCGCCTGGTGGGAGGAGATGTGGTGGCGGCTGAGAAAACCCTCAAGCAGGCCAACCTCACCAGCGTCAAAAGTCTCGACGAAGCCGTCTCTCTTGCTGTCAAAGCCGTATAA